A portion of the Coturnix japonica isolate 7356 chromosome 4, Coturnix japonica 2.1, whole genome shotgun sequence genome contains these proteins:
- the RASL11B gene encoding ras-like protein family member 11B, with protein sequence MRLTQSMGTIAECAPGGDGCPAARPRLVKIAVVGGSGVGKTALVVRFLTRRFIGDYERNAGNLYSRHIQIDGEVLAIQVQDTPGVQIHGHSLDCNEQLNRCIRWADALVIVFSITDYKSYELLSHLYHHVRQMHPGNAVPVVIVANKADLLHIKEVEPQHGLQLANMLGCAFYEVSVSENYNDVFNAFHVLCKEVSKQQATSTPERRRTSLIPRPKSPNMQDLKRRFKQALSAKVRTVTSV encoded by the exons ATGCGCCTGACGCAGAGCATGGGCACCATCGCCGAGTGCGCGCCCGGCGGGGACGGCTGCCCCGCCGCTCGGCCCCGCCTGGTCAAGATCGCCGTGGTGGGGGGCAGCGGAGTGGGCAAGACAG CGCTCGTGGTGCGGTTCCTGACCCGGCGATTCATCGGCGACTACGAGCGGAACGCAG GTAACCTCTACAGCCGGCACATCCAGATCGATGGGGAGGTGCTGGCCATCCAAGTGCAGGACACCCCGGGTGTGCAG ATCCATGGACACAGCCTGGATTGTAATGAGCAGCTGAACAGATGCATTCGCTGGGCGGACGCCCTGGTGATCGTCTTCTCCATCACAGACTATAAGAGCTATGAACTGCTCAGTCACCTGTACCACCACGTTCGGCAGATGCATCCGGGGAATGCTGTCCCTGTTGTCATCGTAGCAAACAAAGCCGATCTCTTGCATATCAAAGAGGTGGAGCCTCAGCATGGACTTCAGCTGGCCAACATGCTGGGCTGTGCTTTCTACGAAGTGTCTGTCAGCGAAAACTACAACGATGTCTTCAATGCCTTCCATGTCCTCTGCAAAGAAGTCAGCAAACAACAGGCCACCAGCACCCCTGAGAGACGGAGAACTTCTCTCATCCCACGGCCCAAATCGCCCAACATGCAGGATCTGAAGAGGAGGTTTAAGCAAGCGCTGTCTGCTAAAGTGAGGACTGTCACGTCTGTCTGA